In Tenacibaculum pacificus, a single window of DNA contains:
- a CDS encoding IS3 family transposase: MSKQAFYKRLKSYQIKQNNELILTQLVKQCRDRIGQKLGAKKLYHQLKIDIDKKGIKIGRDKFYNFLRSHRLLVPRTKNYHITTNSKHHFYKYKNLVSNKIPTRAEQLWVTDITYIKTEKGHNYLALVTDAYSKKIMGYKLDTHMRTSLCIDALKMAIKNRKYPNEKLIHHSDRGLQYCNPTYTLFAEKNGLIMSMTEKYDPYENAIAERINRTLKYEYGLKLTIKNTILAKKITKSAINIYNNLRPHLSLDLNTPKKVHINQNIEYKSYRRNKKIWNY; the protein is encoded by the coding sequence ATTAGTAAACAGGCCTTTTACAAACGATTAAAATCTTATCAAATAAAGCAAAATAACGAACTTATATTAACACAATTAGTCAAACAATGTCGTGATAGAATTGGTCAGAAATTAGGGGCTAAAAAACTATATCATCAATTAAAAATTGATATCGATAAAAAAGGAATAAAAATAGGGCGAGACAAGTTCTATAATTTCTTAAGAAGCCATAGATTACTAGTACCTAGAACAAAAAACTATCATATTACAACGAATTCTAAACATCATTTTTATAAGTATAAAAACCTTGTATCAAACAAAATCCCGACAAGAGCGGAACAACTTTGGGTAACAGATATTACCTATATAAAAACAGAAAAAGGTCATAATTATTTAGCTTTAGTAACAGATGCATATTCTAAGAAAATAATGGGGTATAAATTAGACACACATATGAGAACATCGCTTTGTATAGATGCACTCAAAATGGCTATCAAAAATCGAAAATATCCGAATGAAAAACTAATTCATCATTCAGATAGAGGACTACAATATTGCAATCCGACTTATACCCTATTTGCTGAAAAAAATGGTTTAATTATGAGTATGACTGAAAAATATGATCCATATGAAAATGCTATCGCTGAAAGAATTAATAGAACTTTAAAATATGAATATGGTTTGAAACTAACAATTAAAAACACTATTTTAGCAAAGAAAATTACAAAAAGTGCTATTAATATTTATAACAACCTTCGTCCACATTTAAGTCTCGATTTAAATACTCCTAAGAAGGTTCATATAAATCAAAATATCGAATATAAATCATATCGAAGAAATAAAAAAATCTGGAATTATTAA
- a CDS encoding IS3 family transposase — MSKQAFYKRLKSYQIKQNNELILTQLVKQCRDRIGQKLGAKKLYHQLKIDIDKKGIKIGRDKFYNFLRSHRLLVPRTKNYHITTNSKHHFYKYKNLVSNKIPTRAEQLWVTDITYIKTEKGHNYLALVTDAYSKKIMGYKLDTHMRTSLCIDALKMAIKNRKYPNEKLIHHSDRGLQYCNPTYTLFAEKNGLIMSMTEKYDPYENAIAERINRTLKYEYGLKLTIKNTILAKKITKSAINIYNNLRPHLSLDLNTPKKVHINQNIEYKSYRRNKKNLELLTL, encoded by the coding sequence ATTAGTAAACAGGCCTTTTACAAACGATTAAAATCTTATCAAATAAAGCAAAATAACGAACTTATATTAACACAATTAGTCAAACAATGTCGTGATAGAATTGGTCAGAAATTAGGGGCTAAAAAACTATATCATCAATTAAAAATTGATATCGATAAAAAAGGAATAAAAATAGGGCGAGACAAGTTCTATAATTTCTTAAGAAGCCATAGATTACTAGTACCTAGAACAAAAAACTATCATATTACAACGAATTCTAAACATCATTTTTATAAGTATAAAAACCTTGTATCAAACAAAATCCCGACAAGAGCGGAACAACTTTGGGTAACAGATATTACCTATATAAAAACAGAAAAAGGTCATAATTATTTAGCTTTAGTAACAGATGCATATTCTAAGAAAATAATGGGGTATAAATTAGACACACATATGAGAACATCGCTTTGTATAGATGCACTCAAAATGGCTATCAAAAATCGAAAATATCCGAATGAAAAACTAATTCATCATTCAGATAGAGGACTACAATATTGCAATCCGACTTATACCCTATTTGCTGAAAAAAATGGTTTAATTATGAGTATGACTGAAAAATATGATCCATATGAAAATGCTATCGCTGAAAGAATTAATAGAACTTTAAAATATGAATATGGTTTGAAACTAACAATTAAAAACACTATTTTAGCAAAGAAAATTACAAAAAGTGCTATTAATATTTATAACAACCTTCGTCCACATTTAAGTCTCGATTTAAATACTCCTAAGAAGGTTCATATAAATCAAAATATCGAATATAAATCATATCGAAGAAATAAAAAAAATCTGGAATTATTAACCTTATAA
- a CDS encoding DUF4145 domain-containing protein → MKIYNEAYSAEQQNLKEICGVGYRKALEFLIKDYVILNNKEKEDKILKMGLGNCIKDLVTDDRVKSVSKRAVWLGNDETHYVRRWETKNLEDLKKLISLTVHWIEMEKLTESFETEMPE, encoded by the coding sequence GTGAAAATATATAACGAGGCATATTCTGCTGAACAACAAAATCTAAAAGAAATATGTGGAGTTGGATACAGAAAAGCGTTGGAGTTTTTAATAAAGGATTATGTAATCTTGAATAATAAAGAAAAAGAAGATAAGATTTTAAAAATGGGACTTGGAAATTGTATAAAAGATTTAGTTACTGATGACAGAGTTAAATCTGTTTCTAAAAGAGCTGTTTGGCTCGGAAATGACGAAACTCATTACGTACGAAGATGGGAAACTAAAAATCTTGAGGATTTAAAAAAACTAATCAGTTTAACCGTACATTGGATTGAAATGGAAAAACTGACTGAAAGTTTTGAAACAGAAATGCCTGAATAA
- a CDS encoding DMP19 family protein has product MKKDSYSGLSWMTEEIKNESIIRDKIVENEDIESLFSLKDNSDFSIALFKILQKRNEKEPNSLNEIELNLFLCMNLENAGQADSILSFLQEWFPEQNEKVIKSLNEIGASKSSEIIKKAIELLPENGTWFFESSNEESERIMSELDSEFSNYPDGPMRNLYRKYAEKNRNEL; this is encoded by the coding sequence ATGAAAAAAGATTCTTATTCTGGACTTTCTTGGATGACAGAGGAAATAAAAAACGAATCAATTATACGAGATAAAATTGTTGAAAATGAAGATATTGAAAGTCTTTTTTCTTTAAAAGACAATTCTGACTTTTCAATTGCATTATTTAAAATCCTTCAAAAAAGGAACGAAAAAGAACCTAATTCTTTAAATGAAATTGAACTGAATTTATTTTTATGTATGAATTTGGAAAATGCAGGTCAAGCAGATAGTATTTTGTCTTTTTTACAAGAATGGTTTCCTGAACAGAATGAAAAAGTTATTAAATCGCTGAATGAAATTGGAGCGTCTAAATCATCTGAAATAATAAAAAAAGCGATTGAATTACTTCCTGAAAATGGTACTTGGTTTTTTGAAAGTTCAAACGAAGAATCTGAAAGAATAATGAGTGAATTAGATTCTGAATTTTCTAATTATCCAGATGGTCCAATGAGAAATTTATATCGAAAATATGCCGAAAAAAACAGGAATGAATTATAA
- a CDS encoding S41 family peptidase: MRNLILAILILLNFSYVNSQENKIDHNKVKEDLNEIINHLSQNYIYLKEKNVDLKCIQEYYDRQIPKIKSKEEIVLFFEYLLNEFSDSHVHLNTAYNSSYRLFSPIYATVKNEKVIISNVWQTQIKNLDQNLIGTELLKINGTDLNKAVEKFPTHCNDKSSPKLREWILNKILAGRYNQPRILTLKVKNNQIIEFDIDKLKILKNSTLLTSKTENKIGIITINNSLGNNNLINEFDKALDSLMHTKGLIIDLRNTVDGGNSYVARGIMSRFIKEPKPYQRHLTTEQYDGNPKIARSWVEYVSPRYIQYKKPVVIIVGRWTGSMGEGLAIGFEGINRAEIVGSEMERLAGEMNGFSFKHRNFGYSLSTAKLYHINGIPREKYVPTNYVKQTTSEKDEFLKKGIELINKMAE, from the coding sequence ATGAGAAACCTGATTTTAGCGATATTAATCCTTTTAAATTTTTCTTATGTCAATTCACAGGAAAATAAAATTGACCATAATAAAGTTAAAGAAGACTTAAACGAAATTATAAATCACCTTTCACAGAATTATATTTATTTAAAAGAAAAAAATGTTGATTTAAAATGTATTCAAGAATATTATGACAGACAAATTCCTAAAATAAAATCAAAAGAAGAAATCGTACTGTTCTTCGAGTATTTACTCAATGAGTTTTCCGATAGTCACGTACATCTAAATACAGCTTACAATTCCTCTTATCGTTTGTTCTCACCAATTTATGCAACAGTAAAAAATGAGAAGGTAATTATTTCCAATGTTTGGCAAACCCAAATTAAAAATCTCGACCAAAATTTAATTGGAACGGAACTACTAAAAATAAACGGAACTGATTTGAATAAAGCTGTTGAAAAGTTTCCAACTCATTGCAATGATAAAAGTTCTCCAAAACTTAGAGAGTGGATTTTAAATAAGATTTTAGCGGGACGCTATAATCAACCAAGAATATTAACTTTAAAAGTAAAAAATAATCAAATCATTGAATTTGACATAGATAAACTCAAAATATTAAAGAATTCTACACTTTTAACATCAAAAACAGAAAACAAAATTGGAATAATTACAATAAATAATTCTTTGGGAAATAACAACCTAATAAATGAATTTGATAAGGCACTTGATAGTTTAATGCATACTAAAGGATTGATAATTGATTTGAGAAATACTGTGGATGGAGGGAATTCTTATGTTGCTCGTGGAATTATGAGCAGGTTTATAAAAGAACCGAAACCTTATCAAAGACATTTAACGACAGAACAATATGATGGAAATCCTAAAATTGCACGAAGTTGGGTTGAGTATGTAAGTCCAAGATATATACAATATAAAAAACCAGTTGTGATTATAGTTGGTCGCTGGACAGGAAGTATGGGAGAAGGACTTGCAATCGGATTTGAAGGAATAAATAGAGCAGAAATTGTTGGTTCAGAAATGGAAAGATTAGCAGGAGAAATGAATGGGTTTTCGTTTAAACATCGAAATTTTGGATACAGTCTTTCAACAGCAAAACTTTATCATATAAATGGAATACCAAGGGAAAAGTATGTTCCAACTAATTATGTAAAACAAACAACAAGTGAAAAAGACGAATTTCTTAAAAAGGGAATTGAACTGATTAACAAAATGGCGGAATAA
- a CDS encoding transposase, giving the protein MDTKTKLPCRKKNYNKVGFELKLFIIDQIHNGRISVNYAAKKYDISRATIQYWIKKYSTFEQKKLGVSKQDEIKKLKEKIEELEFVKDFQQDIIADMEIITGVDMSKKSLPKTLAEEIQKKKQNRLKENG; this is encoded by the coding sequence ATGGACACAAAGACAAAACTACCCTGCCGAAAAAAGAACTACAATAAAGTAGGTTTTGAACTCAAATTATTCATCATTGACCAAATTCATAATGGACGTATTTCTGTTAATTACGCCGCTAAAAAATACGATATTTCTAGAGCTACAATTCAGTACTGGATCAAAAAATATAGTACTTTTGAACAAAAAAAATTAGGCGTGAGTAAACAAGATGAAATCAAAAAACTCAAAGAGAAAATTGAAGAACTAGAATTTGTAAAAGATTTTCAACAAGATATTATCGCTGATATGGAAATCATTACTGGTGTCGATATGTCAAAAAAGTCATTGCCCAAAACATTAGCAGAAGAGATTCAAAAAAAGAAGCAAAACCGTTTAAAAGAAAATGGTTAA
- a CDS encoding transposase, with amino-acid sequence MDTKTKLPCRKKNYNKVGFELKLFIIDQIHNGRISVNYAAKKYDISRATIQYWIKKYSTFEQKKLSVSKQDEIKKLKEKIEELEFVKDFQQDIIADMEIITGVDMSKKSLPKTLAEEIQKKKQNRLKENG; translated from the coding sequence ATGGACACAAAGACAAAACTACCCTGCCGAAAAAAGAACTACAATAAAGTAGGTTTTGAACTCAAATTATTCATCATTGACCAAATTCATAATGGACGTATTTCTGTTAATTACGCCGCTAAAAAATACGATATTTCTAGAGCTACAATTCAGTACTGGATCAAAAAATATAGTACTTTTGAACAAAAAAAATTAAGCGTGAGTAAACAAGATGAAATCAAAAAACTCAAAGAGAAAATTGAAGAACTAGAATTTGTAAAAGATTTTCAACAAGATATTATCGCTGATATGGAAATCATTACTGGTGTCGATATGTCAAAAAAGTCATTGCCCAAAACATTAGCAGAAGAGATTCAAAAAAAGAAGCAAAACCGTTTAAAAGAAAATGGTTAA